From one Lotus japonicus ecotype B-129 chromosome 3, LjGifu_v1.2 genomic stretch:
- the LOC130749202 gene encoding syntaxin-71-like, with protein MSVIELLFRVDSICQKYDKYDIDKQRQLNAYGDDSFARLYATVESIIQAALNKSEAASTEKNRAAAAALNAEVRRAKGRLMDEIPKLRKLVNKKVKGLTNEEMTIRQDLVMALPERIQAIPDGITAAANHTGGWDATSSHPHIKFDSSEAHLDSEYFNQSEESNQFRQEYEMRRMKQDEGLDIISEGLATLKNLAHDMNEEIDRQVPLMDEIDTKVDKATADVRNTNVRLKNTLTQLRSSRNFCIDIVLMCVLLGIITYIYNALR; from the exons ATGTCGGTGATCGAGCTTCTCTTCCGTGTCGACTCCATTTGCCAGAAATATGACAAATACGACATTGACAAGCAGCGCCAGCTCAATGCCTATGGCGATGATTCCTTCGCTCGCCTCTATGCGACAGTCGAGTCCATCATTCAAGCTGCTCTCAAT AAATCTGAGGCTGCTTCCACGGAGAAGAATAGGGCGGCGGCTGCCGCGTTGAATGCGGAGGTTCGTCGTGCCAAGGGTAGATTGATGGATGAAATTCCTAAACTCCGCAAACTCGTCAATAAGAAG GTTAAAGGTCTCACAAATGAAGAAATGACCATACGTCAGGATCTTGTTATGGCATTGCCAGAAAGAATCCAAGCAATACCAGATGGTATTACTGCTGCTGCTAATCATACTGGAGGATGGGATGCTACCTCATCACACCCCCATATCAAGTTTGATTCATCAG AGGCACATTTGGACAGTGAGTATTTCAACCAAAGTGAAGAATCCAATCAGTTTCGACAAGAGTATGAAATGCGCAGGATGAAACAG GATGAAGGACTTGATATCATATCAGAGGGACTGGCTACCTTAAAAAATTTGGCTCATGACATGAATGAG GAAATAGATCGGCAAGTTCCTCTAATGGATGAAATTGACacaaag GTGGATAAGGCAACGGCTGATGTGAGAAACACTAATGTCAGGCTGAAGAATACCCTCACCCAG CTGCGGTCAAGTCGAAATTTCTGCATTGACATTGTCTTGATGTGTGTTCTTCTGGGAATCATTACCTATATATACAA TGCATTGAGGTAA